In a genomic window of Acipenser ruthenus chromosome 41, fAciRut3.2 maternal haplotype, whole genome shotgun sequence:
- the LOC117434071 gene encoding interferon-inducible GTPase 5-like: MTSLQTISERELGEMSALVQSRVLTEVVSQVQILLDKLGTASLDIAVTGESGAGKSTFINAFRGLGDEDKGSARTGVIETTREVAVYQHPSLPTIRLWDLPGIGTPDFRPERYLEDVNLERYDFFIIVASERFKENHALLARSIGSMGKKFYFVRTKVDSDLASSRRQQPSSFNEAGILDRIRGDCARSLERSGAGCASVFLISGFEPHKYDFTRLRDTLERELEGYKRHVFLLALPNLSCAYVEKKKQALSGTVWKTALSACLAAAVPGAALHCNVDMLMQTLRSFQGHFGLDPESLRRLADRTEKPYEALRAVVRSSLAEDLSAQRVVELLRQAALGQQVLTRVVESRVPVLGSIANGGVSFAATHYILSTALNELAEDAKRVIGTALEERKGETEPEFQVPDPGFFAYD, encoded by the exons ATGACGAGCCTTCAGACCATCAGCGAGCGGGAGCTGGGAGAGATGAGCGCTCTGGTCCAGTCCAGGGTTCTGACCGAAGTGGTGTCTCAGGTCCAGATCCTGCTCGACAAACTGGGCACCGCCAGCCTGGATATCGCAGTGACGGGGGAGTCCGGCGCGGGCAAGTCCACCTTCATCAACGCCTTCCGCGGGCTGGGGGACGAAGACAAAGGGTCTGCCAGGACGGGGGTGATCGAAACCACCCGAGAGGTAGCCGTTTACCAGCACCCCAGCCTCCCCACCATCCGCCTCTGGGACCTCCCGGGTATCGGAACCCCAGACTTCCGACCGGAGCGCTACCTGGAAGACGTGAACCTGGAGCGCTACGACTTCTTCATAATCGTGGCGTCGGAGCGTTTTAAGGAGAACCACGCGCTGCTGGCCCGGAGCATAGGATCCATGGGGAAGAAATTCTACTTCGTCCGCACTAAAGTGGACTCGGACCTGGCTTCCTCCCGGAGACAGCAACCCAGCAGCTTCAACGAGGCCGGCATCCTGGACAGGATCAGGGGGGACTGCGCGCGGTCGCTGGAGAGATCGGGGGCGGGCTGCGCCAGCGTGTTCCTCATCTCCGGTTTCGAGCCCCACAAGTATGATTTCACACGCCTGCGGGATACACTGGAGAGGGAGCTGGAGGGGTACAAGAGGCACGTGTTCCTGCTGGCCCTGCCCAACCTCTCCTGCGCCTACGTGGAGAAGAAGAAGCAGGCGCTGTCCGGCACGGTGTGGAAGACGGCGCTGTCTGCCTGCCTGGCCGCCGCGGTGCCGGGAGCCGCGCTCCACTGCAACGTGGACATGCTGATGCAGACGCTGCGCTCCTTCCAGGGGCACTTCGGCCTGGACCCGGAGTCTCTGCGCCGGCTGGCCGACAGAACGGAGAAGCCGTATGAG GCCCTGAGAGCGGTGGTGCGGTCCAGTCTGGCGGAGGATCTCTCCGCGCAGCGGGTGGTGGAGCTGCTGAGGCAGGCGGCTCTGGGGCAGCAGGTCCTGACCAGGGTGGTGGAGAGCAGGGTGCCCGTCCTGGGCAGCATCGCCAACGGCGGGGTCTCCTTCGCGGCCACGCACTACATCCTGAGCACCGCGCTGAACGAGCTGGCGGAGGACGCGAAGAGAGTGATCGGGACGGCGCTGGAGGAGAGGAAGGGAGAAACAGAGCCCGAGTTCCAGGTCCCTGACCCGGGCTTCTTCGCCTACGACTGA
- the LOC117971152 gene encoding interferon-inducible GTPase 5-like, whose protein sequence is MAEYGFEEIGEDEVNDIREAMEAGGLAGAAERIQAYLESLDSVELNIAITGESGAGKSTFVNAFRGLEEEDEGAAPTGVVETTAEPTAYPHPKFPNVTIWDLPGIGTPNFKADEYLEQVNFKRYDFFIIIASERFRSNNMTLAMQIQEMKKKFYFVRSKIDENLRAESRKRGYSEEKTLDQIRQNCVQVLQDHGMKDPRVFLISSFDLKLYDFDRLEETLEKELPKHKRHILLLSLPNISLQVPKRKQEELRARIWKLAALSCGVAAVPIPGLSVVCDVAILVRELTLYYNTFSLDDESLQSLAQRVGKPVEDLKSVIKSPLAKEISTDVVLKLLTKAEGGGLMLAGYWLRIFPIIGSVVAQGISFGTTRYMLKSCLEELAEDAQNVLKKAFEVEV, encoded by the coding sequence ATGGCAGAATACGGTTTCGAGGAGATTGGTGAGGATGAAGTGAATGACATACGGGAAGCAATGGAAGCTGGGGGTTTAGCAGGGGCTGCAGAACGTATCCAGGCTTACCTGGAGTCGCTAGACAGCGTGGAGCTCAACATCGCCATCACCGGGGAGTCAGGAGCGGGCAAGTCCACCTTCGTCAACGCCTTCAGAGGActggaggaggaggacgaggggGCAGCCCCGACGGGGGTGGTGGAGACCACCGCGGAGCCCACCGCGTACCCTCACCCCAAGTTTCCCAACGTCACGATCTGGGATCTTCCAGGGATCGGAACGCCGAACTTCAAAGCAGATGAATACCTGGAGCAGGTGAACTTCAAGCGCTACGatttcttcatcatcatcgcgtCCGAGCGCTTCCGATCCAACAACATGACGCTCGCCATGCAGATCCAGGAGATGAAGAAGAAGTTCTACTTTGTCCGCTCCAAGATCGACGAAAACCTCAGGGCGGAGAGCAGAAAGAGAGGCTACAGCGAGGAGAAGACTCTGGACCAGATCAGACAAAACTGTGTCCAGGTCCTGCAGGACCACGGCATGAAGGACCCGCGGGTCTTTCTGATCTCCAGCTTCGACCTGAAACTCTACGACTTCGACAGGCTGGAGGAGACCCTGGAGAAGGAGCTCCCCAAACACAAGAGGCACATCCTGCTGCTCTCCCTGCCCAACATCTCCCTGCAAGTTCCAAAGCGGAAGCAGGAGGAGCTGCGAGCCAGGATCTGGAAACTAGCTGCCCTTTCGTGCGGGGTCGCCGCCGTGCCCATCCCCGGTCTCTCGGTAGTTTGTGACGTCGCTATCTTGGTTAGAGAGCTGACGCTTTACTACAACACTTTCAGCCTGGATGATGAATCCCTTCAGAGCCTGGCCCAGAGGGTGGGTAAACCAGTGGAAGACCTGAAGTCGGTGATCAAATCCCCGCTTGCGAAGGAGATATCGACTGATGTGGTCCTCAAGCTGCTGACGAAGGCAGAAGGAGGAGGGCTCATGTTGGCAGGGTACTGGCTCCGGATCTTCCCCATCATCGGATCTGTAGTGGCGCAAGGGATCTCGTTTGGAACCACCCGTTACATGCTGAAGAGCTGCTTGGAGGAGCTAGCGGAGGACGCACAAAATGTCCTTAAAAAAGCCTTTGAGGTGGAAGTATGA